From one Planktothrix agardhii NIES-204 genomic stretch:
- a CDS encoding ATP-dependent RNA helicase, translated as MSPSFASLGISEERASYLETIGFSEPTTIQVEAIPHILSGRDVVGLAQTGTGKTAAFSLPILEQLDTSAKGVQALILTPTRELAMQVKEAIRKMTDDRSLYILTVYGGQSIERQIQRLQQGVQIVVGTPGRILDLLNRGNLKFDRIKWLVLDEADEMLSMGFIQDVEKILESVAEDRQTAFFSATMEPSIWKLVKKFLKNPVTIKAENPKATPKRIEQRAYMAPRGWSKARALQPILELEDPESAIIFVRTKQAAAELTTFLQAAGHSVDEYHGNLNQTQRERLLQRFRRRQVRWIVATDIAARGLDVDHLSHVINYDLPDNAESYVHRIGRTGRAGREGIAITLIQPIDRRKLRLIERHLNHNFTVLSVPKRSQIEGRYIERLQGRVQEALTGERVASFLPIVAQLSEEYDPQAIAAAALQLAYDQTRPSWLDSEFPAEEEEMPLPSSKPKLNRRVVPRPSVSQGVE; from the coding sequence ATGAGTCCATCTTTTGCAAGCTTAGGAATTTCCGAAGAACGTGCTAGTTATCTGGAAACAATAGGCTTTAGCGAGCCAACCACCATTCAAGTCGAAGCAATTCCCCATATTTTGTCTGGACGGGACGTGGTGGGACTGGCTCAAACCGGGACGGGCAAAACAGCCGCCTTTTCATTGCCCATTCTGGAGCAACTGGATACAAGTGCAAAGGGCGTACAAGCGTTAATCCTGACCCCAACTCGGGAGTTAGCCATGCAGGTTAAAGAAGCGATTCGGAAAATGACCGATGATCGCAGCTTGTATATTTTAACCGTTTATGGCGGTCAGTCGATTGAACGACAAATCCAACGGTTACAACAGGGCGTGCAGATTGTTGTTGGCACACCTGGACGGATTTTAGATTTACTCAACCGGGGGAATCTGAAATTTGACCGGATTAAGTGGTTAGTGTTGGATGAAGCCGATGAAATGTTAAGCATGGGCTTTATTCAGGATGTAGAAAAAATTCTGGAATCCGTTGCTGAAGATCGGCAAACGGCGTTTTTCTCGGCTACGATGGAGCCTTCGATTTGGAAACTGGTGAAGAAATTCCTCAAAAATCCAGTCACCATTAAAGCTGAAAACCCCAAAGCTACCCCCAAACGCATTGAACAGCGTGCTTATATGGCTCCCCGTGGGTGGTCAAAAGCCCGGGCGTTGCAACCGATTTTAGAATTAGAAGATCCAGAATCAGCGATTATTTTTGTCCGCACCAAACAAGCTGCTGCGGAGTTAACCACTTTCCTGCAAGCCGCAGGTCACAGTGTTGACGAATATCATGGAAATTTGAACCAAACCCAACGAGAACGGCTGTTGCAACGATTCCGTCGCCGTCAGGTGCGTTGGATCGTGGCCACGGATATCGCTGCCCGGGGCTTAGATGTGGATCATCTCAGTCACGTGATTAACTACGATTTACCAGATAACGCGGAGAGTTATGTTCACCGGATTGGTCGTACAGGTCGCGCCGGACGCGAAGGAATTGCGATTACCCTGATTCAACCGATTGATCGCCGGAAACTGCGGTTAATTGAGCGCCATTTGAATCATAACTTTACGGTGTTGTCAGTTCCTAAGCGATCGCAAATTGAAGGCCGTTATATTGAACGACTTCAAGGACGAGTGCAGGAAGCCTTAACGGGTGAACGAGTTGCCTCTTTCTTACCGATTGTGGCCCAATTGAGTGAGGAATACGATCCCCAAGCGATCGCGGCGGCGGCTTTACAATTAGCCTACGATCAAACTCGCCCCAGTTGGTTAGATTCCGAATTCCCGGCTGAGGAAGAAGAAATGCCACTCCCGTCTTCTAAACCGAAATTAAATCGTCGGGTGGTTCCTCGTCCTTCGGTGTCCCAGGGCGTTGAATAG
- a CDS encoding two-component response regulator (CheY subfamily) (CheY subfamily): protein MVKILLVEDNEMNRDMLKRRLFRKGYEVFIAVDGAEGVELAHSKMPDLILMDMSLPVMDGWEATRQIKADPKTKAIPVIALTAHAMAGDREKCLAAGCNDYDTKPVEFSRLLDKIEVCLKKATAP from the coding sequence ATGGTAAAGATTTTATTAGTTGAAGATAATGAAATGAATCGGGATATGCTCAAACGACGCCTATTCCGCAAGGGATATGAGGTATTTATTGCCGTGGATGGGGCTGAGGGTGTGGAACTGGCCCATTCAAAAATGCCCGATCTGATCCTGATGGATATGAGTTTACCCGTGATGGATGGATGGGAAGCTACCCGACAAATTAAAGCCGATCCAAAAACCAAAGCCATTCCCGTAATTGCGTTAACGGCCCATGCTATGGCGGGCGATCGGGAAAAATGTTTGGCCGCCGGGTGCAATGATTACGATACAAAACCCGTAGAATTTTCCCGTCTATTGGACAAAATAGAAGTCTGTTTAAAGAAAGCCACCGCACCCTAA
- a CDS encoding pentapeptide repeat-containing protein: protein MANSEHLDLLEWGSQRWQIWRSNNPNIQPDLCEANLMGADLNGINLQNTDLSKANLIATDLSSANLKQADLSLAQLHRANLSKAVLFQANLSQANLSTAILNRAELIETYLYRTELNNAKLIKVHLNGAYLYQANLSETDLSEADLRFANLNKANLYQANLTKANLRGTTLIKANLQNANLSYANLRGTNLSKANLTGANLTGVDLKFANLNGAIFS from the coding sequence ATGGCAAATTCAGAACATTTAGATTTATTAGAATGGGGATCTCAACGTTGGCAAATTTGGCGTTCAAATAATCCTAATATTCAGCCGGACTTGTGCGAAGCCAACTTAATGGGCGCTGATTTAAACGGAATTAATTTACAAAATACTGATTTAAGTAAAGCCAATTTAATTGCCACGGATTTAAGCTCGGCAAATCTAAAACAAGCCGATTTAAGTTTGGCTCAATTGCACCGAGCAAACCTCAGTAAAGCTGTATTATTTCAAGCTAATTTAAGTCAAGCTAATCTTAGCACAGCCATATTAAATAGAGCAGAATTGATTGAAACTTATCTATATCGCACGGAATTAAATAATGCTAAACTAATTAAAGTACATCTGAATGGAGCTTATTTATATCAGGCTAATTTGAGCGAAACTGATTTGAGCGAAGCTGATTTGAGATTTGCTAATTTAAACAAAGCTAATCTTTATCAAGCAAATTTAACCAAAGCTAATCTAAGAGGGACAACCTTAATTAAAGCTAATTTACAAAATGCCAATTTATCCTACGCAAATTTGAGAGGGACAAACCTAAGTAAAGCCAATTTAACCGGAGCAAATTTAACCGGAGTTGACCTAAAATTTGCTAACTTAAACGGGGCTATTTTTTCCTAA
- a CDS encoding hypothetical protein (ycf47), whose product MVTQVLQAVWSLSAVGIIILVLLHSPKGDGIGGIGGQAQLFTSAKSAETTLNRITWMLAIIFMGITVILSAGWIK is encoded by the coding sequence ATGGTTACTCAAGTATTACAAGCGGTTTGGTCTTTATCGGCTGTAGGGATTATTATTCTGGTCTTACTCCATAGTCCTAAAGGCGACGGTATTGGGGGTATTGGTGGACAAGCTCAACTCTTTACTAGCGCCAAAAGTGCCGAAACTACCTTAAATCGGATTACTTGGATGTTGGCAATTATTTTTATGGGAATTACTGTTATTTTAAGTGCAGGTTGGATTAAATAG
- a CDS encoding superoxide dismutase yields MAFELPALPFADDALESSKMSAKTFSFHHGKHHAAYVTNLNKLIDGTGLADKSLEEIIKATANDPNKAGIFNNAAQVWNHTFFWNSLKAGGGGQPTGALADKINADFGSFDKFIEEFKAAATTQFGSGWAWLVLNNGTLKVTKTANAGTPIVDGLTPLLTLDVWEHAYYLDFQNARPAYIENFLNQLVNWDFVAENFAAA; encoded by the coding sequence GTGGCTTTTGAACTTCCCGCCCTACCCTTTGCCGACGATGCTTTAGAATCTAGCAAAATGTCGGCCAAGACCTTTTCCTTCCATCATGGTAAGCACCACGCGGCTTATGTTACGAACCTGAATAAACTGATTGATGGGACAGGACTAGCGGATAAATCCCTAGAGGAAATTATCAAGGCAACCGCCAATGACCCGAATAAAGCTGGAATTTTCAACAATGCGGCTCAAGTCTGGAATCATACTTTCTTCTGGAATAGTCTGAAAGCTGGTGGCGGTGGCCAACCCACAGGCGCTTTAGCCGACAAAATTAATGCTGACTTTGGTAGCTTTGACAAATTTATTGAAGAATTCAAAGCCGCCGCGACTACTCAATTTGGTAGTGGTTGGGCTTGGTTAGTATTAAATAATGGCACTCTGAAAGTTACCAAAACCGCTAATGCAGGAACTCCTATTGTGGATGGATTAACTCCTTTATTAACTTTAGATGTTTGGGAACACGCCTATTATTTAGACTTCCAAAATGCCAGACCTGCTTACATTGAAAACTTCCTAAATCAATTAGTGAACTGGGATTTTGTGGCTGAAAACTTCGCTGCTGCATAA
- a CDS encoding hypothetical protein (conserved hypothetical protein) produces MFLKRILLLGTILSLGVIFPTPVKAESTPKPELELSQPSVSESKRQLIRELIELTGGEKLFRQVSQITTAQLQQEFTGILESIVPENSGISSEKKQQMINQINQDMSRILTQYNQRLMEKLDFNQILEKVYYPLYDKFFTEKDLQTMIDFYQTPTGKKTITVMPQLLQESIQLFSQIIQPQATQIFKEIFQQEIDRFNSK; encoded by the coding sequence ATGTTCTTAAAGCGAATTTTATTACTGGGAACTATTTTATCTTTAGGGGTAATTTTCCCCACACCTGTCAAAGCAGAATCTACTCCCAAACCTGAATTAGAATTATCTCAACCATCTGTTTCTGAAAGTAAACGTCAACTGATCAGAGAATTAATAGAACTCACCGGAGGAGAAAAACTATTTAGACAGGTTAGCCAAATTACGACCGCCCAACTTCAACAAGAATTTACTGGGATTTTAGAATCTATTGTCCCAGAAAATTCGGGAATTTCCTCAGAAAAAAAGCAACAAATGATTAATCAAATTAACCAAGATATGAGTCGCATTCTCACCCAATATAATCAAAGATTAATGGAAAAACTTGATTTTAACCAAATCCTGGAAAAAGTTTATTATCCCCTGTATGATAAATTCTTTACAGAAAAAGATTTACAAACTATGATTGACTTTTATCAAACACCCACAGGCAAAAAAACCATTACTGTTATGCCTCAATTACTCCAAGAATCAATCCAACTATTCTCCCAAATTATTCAACCTCAAGCTACCCAAATTTTTAAAGAAATATTTCAACAAGAAATAGACCGTTTTAATTCAAAATAA
- a CDS encoding adenylate cyclase, which produces MEAQPDRVLIVDDNEVNRDLLAKRLQRQGYGVTVVSNGFEALEMMASMSLDLVLLDIMMPQMNGYQVLETLKADPALRHIPVVMISAVNDIDSIVRCIELGAEDYLSKPFNPVLLKARINACLEKKRLRDQEQAYLKKLAEEQEKSERLLLNILPEAIAQRLKQGESTIADSFADVTVLFSDIVNFTKLSANLSPAQLVEVLNEIFSAFDELAEKYGLEKIKTIGDAYMVVGGLPTPRPDHAEAIANMALDMQSIIGQFRLEGNEPVQMRTGINIGAVEAGVIGTKKFTYDLWGDTVNTANRMESHGVAGKIQVTETTYQRLKDKYIFEERGIIEIKGKGEMFTYFLIARKD; this is translated from the coding sequence ATGGAAGCTCAACCCGATCGCGTACTAATTGTTGATGATAATGAGGTTAACCGTGACCTCCTGGCTAAAAGACTCCAGCGCCAAGGTTACGGCGTGACTGTGGTTTCTAATGGCTTTGAAGCCCTGGAAATGATGGCATCAATGTCCCTGGACTTAGTGTTACTGGATATTATGATGCCTCAAATGAATGGCTATCAAGTCTTGGAAACTTTGAAAGCTGATCCCGCCCTGCGTCATATTCCCGTGGTGATGATTTCGGCGGTTAATGATATTGATAGTATTGTTCGTTGTATTGAATTAGGGGCCGAAGATTATTTATCTAAACCCTTTAATCCGGTTTTATTAAAAGCTAGAATTAATGCCTGTTTAGAAAAAAAACGCTTACGGGATCAAGAACAAGCCTATTTAAAAAAGTTAGCTGAAGAACAGGAAAAATCGGAACGATTATTATTAAATATTTTACCCGAAGCGATCGCCCAACGCCTAAAACAGGGAGAAAGCACCATTGCCGATAGTTTCGCCGATGTCACGGTTTTATTTTCAGATATTGTTAATTTTACTAAATTATCCGCTAATTTATCCCCGGCTCAATTAGTGGAAGTTCTCAACGAAATTTTTTCGGCTTTTGACGAATTAGCGGAAAAATATGGCTTAGAAAAAATTAAAACTATCGGAGATGCTTATATGGTAGTTGGGGGACTCCCTACTCCCCGTCCTGACCATGCAGAAGCGATCGCTAATATGGCCTTAGATATGCAAAGCATTATCGGTCAATTTCGTCTCGAAGGCAATGAACCTGTACAAATGCGAACCGGAATTAATATCGGGGCGGTAGAAGCGGGAGTTATTGGTACCAAGAAGTTTACCTATGACCTTTGGGGAGATACGGTAAATACCGCTAACCGCATGGAGTCCCATGGCGTCGCAGGCAAAATTCAAGTAACAGAAACTACCTACCAACGTTTAAAAGATAAATACATTTTTGAGGAGCGCGGCATCATTGAAATTAAAGGCAAAGGCGAAATGTTCACCTATTTCCTCATCGCCCGAAAAGATTGA
- the gatA gene encoding glutamyl-tRNA(Gln) amidotransferase subunit A has translation MASIRKLHRQLIKKERSAVEITQEALDRIAQLEPQLKSFLYVTADRALEQARQVDAKISRGEEIGLLAGIPIAIKDNMCTEGIRTTCGSKILENFIPPYESTVTQKLAAAGAVMVGKTNMDEFAMGSSTENSAYQVTANPWDLQRVPGGSSGGSAAAVAAGEAVVSLGSDTGGSIRQPASFCGVVGFKPTYGLVSRYGLVAYASSLDQIGPFGRSVEDVAILLQAIAGHDPKDATSLNLPIPDYVSGLLPSLRARSGIKIGVIKETFGEGLDPIVEKTVTKAISVLQESGAEIQVVSCPRFRYGLPTYYVIAPSEASANLARYDGVKYGFRYPDADNLIEMYQKTRAQGFGAEVKRRIMMGTYVLSAGYYDAYYLKAQKVRTLIKEDFDRAFSQVEILVCPTAPSTAFKAGEKTADPLSMYLSDLMTIPVNLAGLPGISVPCGFDDQGLPIGMQLIGKPLGESRLLEVANTYEKATDWHNYKPQGI, from the coding sequence ATGGCATCCATCCGTAAGTTGCACCGACAACTGATCAAAAAAGAACGCTCCGCCGTTGAGATCACCCAGGAAGCGCTGGATCGGATTGCACAACTTGAACCCCAACTAAAGAGTTTCCTCTATGTGACGGCGGATAGAGCCTTAGAACAGGCCCGTCAAGTAGATGCCAAAATTTCCAGAGGAGAAGAAATAGGTCTGTTAGCAGGAATTCCCATCGCCATTAAGGACAATATGTGTACCGAGGGAATTCGGACTACCTGCGGTTCCAAAATTTTAGAGAATTTTATCCCGCCCTACGAATCTACCGTCACCCAGAAACTCGCTGCGGCTGGGGCGGTGATGGTCGGAAAAACCAACATGGATGAATTTGCCATGGGGAGTTCCACGGAAAACTCTGCCTATCAGGTGACAGCCAATCCCTGGGATTTACAACGGGTTCCGGGGGGTTCATCGGGGGGGTCTGCTGCGGCCGTAGCAGCCGGAGAAGCGGTGGTTTCCCTGGGTTCAGATACGGGGGGTTCGATTCGTCAGCCCGCGTCATTCTGTGGGGTGGTGGGATTTAAACCCACCTATGGTTTAGTTTCTCGTTACGGCTTAGTCGCCTATGCCTCTTCTTTAGATCAAATTGGGCCCTTTGGACGCTCTGTAGAAGATGTCGCTATTTTATTACAAGCGATCGCCGGACACGACCCTAAAGATGCCACCAGTTTAAACCTACCTATTCCCGATTATGTTTCCGGGCTATTACCTTCATTGAGAGCCAGAAGTGGGATTAAAATTGGAGTAATTAAAGAAACCTTTGGGGAAGGATTAGATCCCATTGTAGAAAAAACTGTCACCAAAGCTATTAGTGTTTTACAGGAATCCGGTGCAGAAATTCAAGTGGTTTCTTGTCCTCGATTTCGCTATGGTTTACCGACTTATTATGTAATTGCCCCTTCGGAGGCTTCGGCTAATTTAGCCCGTTATGATGGGGTGAAATATGGTTTCCGTTATCCCGATGCCGATAATTTAATTGAAATGTATCAGAAAACCCGGGCGCAAGGGTTTGGGGCGGAAGTCAAACGCCGGATTATGATGGGAACCTATGTATTATCGGCGGGATATTATGACGCCTATTATTTGAAAGCCCAAAAGGTGAGAACTTTAATTAAGGAAGATTTTGATCGGGCGTTTAGTCAAGTGGAAATTTTAGTTTGTCCGACCGCACCTTCAACGGCTTTTAAAGCGGGTGAAAAAACGGCTGACCCATTAAGTATGTATTTATCGGATTTAATGACAATTCCTGTGAATTTAGCGGGTTTACCAGGTATTAGTGTTCCCTGTGGTTTTGATGATCAAGGCTTACCCATTGGGATGCAATTAATTGGGAAACCGTTAGGGGAATCTCGGTTATTAGAAGTTGCTAATACCTATGAAAAAGCGACGGATTGGCATAATTATAAACCTCAAGGAATCTAA
- a CDS encoding 2,3-bisphosphoglycerate-independent phosphoglycerate mutase, whose protein sequence is MAPKSVSPVVLIILDGWGYREQADGNAIAVANTPVMDSLWMAYPRTLIRTSGKAVGLPVGQMGNSEVGHLNIGAGRVVPQELVRISDAVEDGTIQNNPALLKVCQDVLDKNGKLHLMGLCSDGGVHSHLDHLYGLLNLAKAKNIRDVCVHAIMDGRDTNPKDGIKYIKQLQEQIDAIGIGRIVTISGRYYAMDRDKRWDRVKQAYDVIITDGEGNGLSAADVMLSSYSEGINDEFVVPCRIAPGSVEAGDGVIFFNFRPDRARELTQVFIDANFKDFERSYIQPLSFVTLTQYDSHFPVLVAFEPQNLNNILGQVIAEHGLKQLRTAETEKYAHVTYFFNGGLEQPYPGEDRELIPSPSVATYNLQPEMSAEAVTDVAIEGIEKGIYSLIVINYANPDMVGHTGMMEAAVKAVETVDHCLGILLQGISQAGGTAIIIADHGNAEYMCDAEGNPWTAHTTNPVPFILVEGEKRKIPGHGTDIPLRTDGCLADIAPTILQILGIPQPPEMTGVSMIESAAYEVRENRTPMRVKL, encoded by the coding sequence ATGGCACCAAAATCTGTATCTCCGGTTGTACTGATTATCTTGGACGGATGGGGTTATCGTGAACAAGCCGACGGAAATGCCATAGCCGTTGCCAATACCCCGGTGATGGATAGTCTATGGATGGCTTACCCCCGAACTTTAATTCGCACCTCTGGGAAAGCCGTGGGCTTACCCGTGGGGCAAATGGGAAATTCAGAAGTGGGTCATTTGAATATTGGTGCGGGGCGCGTTGTTCCCCAAGAATTAGTTAGAATTTCCGATGCGGTTGAAGATGGCACAATTCAAAATAACCCGGCATTGTTAAAAGTCTGTCAAGATGTTTTAGATAAAAACGGCAAGTTACACTTGATGGGTTTATGTTCTGATGGTGGTGTTCACTCCCATTTAGATCATTTATACGGACTTTTAAACTTAGCAAAAGCTAAAAATATTAGAGATGTTTGTGTTCATGCCATTATGGATGGTCGAGACACTAATCCTAAAGATGGAATTAAATATATTAAGCAACTTCAAGAACAAATTGATGCTATTGGTATCGGTCGAATTGTAACAATTAGTGGCCGTTATTATGCCATGGATCGAGACAAACGATGGGATCGAGTTAAACAAGCTTATGATGTCATAATTACCGATGGCGAAGGTAATGGATTATCCGCCGCCGATGTGATGTTATCTTCCTATTCTGAAGGCATAAACGATGAGTTTGTGGTGCCCTGTAGAATCGCGCCTGGGTCGGTGGAAGCCGGGGATGGGGTGATTTTCTTTAACTTCCGTCCTGACCGGGCAAGGGAGTTAACTCAGGTGTTTATTGATGCTAATTTTAAGGATTTTGAACGTTCCTATATTCAGCCCCTGAGCTTTGTAACTTTAACTCAATATGACTCTCATTTTCCCGTATTAGTAGCTTTTGAACCCCAAAATCTAAATAATATTCTCGGACAAGTTATTGCTGAACACGGGTTAAAACAATTACGCACGGCGGAAACCGAAAAATATGCCCATGTCACCTATTTTTTTAATGGCGGTTTGGAACAACCCTATCCGGGGGAAGACCGAGAATTAATTCCCAGTCCCTCCGTTGCTACATACAATTTACAACCGGAAATGTCGGCCGAAGCTGTAACAGATGTGGCAATTGAAGGTATTGAAAAGGGCATTTACTCCCTAATTGTAATTAATTACGCTAATCCTGATATGGTCGGACATACGGGGATGATGGAGGCGGCAGTAAAAGCCGTTGAAACCGTTGATCACTGTTTAGGGATATTGTTACAAGGTATTAGTCAAGCTGGGGGGACGGCGATTATTATTGCCGATCATGGTAACGCCGAATATATGTGCGACGCGGAAGGAAATCCCTGGACAGCCCACACAACTAACCCCGTTCCCTTTATCCTAGTAGAAGGGGAAAAACGCAAAATCCCAGGTCATGGAACCGATATTCCTTTACGGACAGATGGCTGTTTAGCGGATATCGCGCCTACGATTTTGCAGATTTTGGGTATTCCTCAACCCCCGGAAATGACGGGTGTTTCTATGATTGAATCCGCCGCCTATGAAGTTCGGGAAAATCGGACTCCGATGCGGGTAAAACTTTAA
- a CDS encoding N-acetylmannosamine-6-phosphate 2-epimerase, giving the protein MKSNIFSLLTHGLIVSCQAPIDSPLHDPIVIAAMAKAAVNQGALGVRIDTPDHVKAVRKRVSQPIIGLWKQQIPGFDVYITPRFEDAVAIANSGADIIAIDATLRERPQGETVKNLIAKIHQELGKLVMADVDSLEAAIEAVEAGADCVGTTLYGYTKATQNQSPPGFDLLAQMVKKLQVPVICEGGISSPEMARKALDLGAHAVVVGTAITGIDLLVKSYQLELSKNL; this is encoded by the coding sequence ATGAAATCTAATATTTTTTCCCTCTTAACTCACGGATTAATTGTCTCCTGTCAAGCGCCAATTGATTCTCCCCTACATGATCCCATTGTCATTGCAGCCATGGCTAAAGCCGCCGTTAACCAAGGAGCATTAGGGGTGAGAATAGATACCCCAGACCATGTTAAAGCGGTGCGTAAACGGGTTTCTCAGCCGATTATTGGGCTATGGAAACAACAAATTCCTGGGTTTGATGTGTATATTACACCACGATTTGAAGATGCTGTGGCGATCGCTAACTCCGGGGCTGATATAATTGCGATTGATGCGACTTTGCGAGAACGTCCCCAAGGAGAAACCGTTAAGAATTTAATTGCTAAAATCCATCAAGAATTAGGCAAATTGGTGATGGCGGATGTGGATAGTTTAGAAGCAGCTATAGAAGCCGTAGAAGCGGGTGCAGACTGTGTAGGAACAACCTTATATGGTTATACAAAAGCTACCCAAAATCAATCTCCTCCGGGTTTTGATTTATTAGCTCAAATGGTTAAAAAATTGCAAGTTCCTGTAATTTGTGAAGGCGGAATTTCTTCACCGGAAATGGCTAGAAAAGCCTTAGATTTAGGAGCCCATGCTGTAGTTGTTGGTACAGCGATTACGGGAATTGACTTATTAGTTAAATCTTATCAATTAGAATTATCTAAAAATCTTTGA
- a CDS encoding ribosomal protein S12 methylthiotransferase rimO, producing MATQPTIAISHLGCEKNRIDTEHILGLLVEAGYQVDSNEELADYVIVNTCSFIEAAREESVRTLVELADAKKKIVITGCMAQHFQEQLLDELPEAVAVVGTGDYHKIVDVIRRVEQGERVKEVSAEPTYIADETVPRYRTTSEGVAYLRVAEGCDYRCAFCIIPHLRGNQRSRTIESIVTEAQQLAEQGVQEIILISQITTNYGLDLYGEPKLAELLRALGKVDIPWIRMHYAYPTGLTPKVIAAMQDTPNVLPYLDLPLQHSHPDVLRAMNRPWQGRVNDQIIETLKTAIPDAVLRTTFIVGFPGETEEHFEHLREFVQRHEFDHVGVFTFSPEEGTPAYKLPNQLPQGIMDARRDALMEIQQPISLKQNQKSIAQAVDVLIEQQNPQTGELIGRSSRFAPEVDGLIYIEGDARLGSMVKVQITDADVYDLYGYVLE from the coding sequence ATGGCAACACAGCCAACTATTGCGATCTCTCATCTCGGTTGCGAAAAAAATCGCATTGATACCGAACACATCTTGGGCTTATTGGTAGAGGCAGGTTATCAGGTTGATTCTAACGAAGAATTAGCGGATTACGTTATTGTCAATACCTGTAGTTTTATTGAAGCCGCCAGGGAAGAATCGGTTCGCACCCTGGTAGAATTAGCCGATGCCAAAAAAAAAATTGTGATTACCGGGTGCATGGCCCAGCACTTCCAAGAACAACTGTTAGACGAACTCCCCGAAGCCGTTGCCGTTGTGGGAACCGGAGATTATCATAAAATTGTCGATGTGATCAGACGGGTGGAACAGGGAGAACGAGTTAAAGAAGTTTCCGCCGAACCCACCTATATCGCCGATGAAACCGTCCCCCGTTATCGTACCACTAGCGAGGGAGTTGCCTATCTGCGGGTAGCAGAGGGTTGTGACTATCGTTGCGCTTTTTGTATCATTCCCCACTTGCGCGGAAACCAACGATCACGTACTATAGAATCAATTGTTACTGAAGCCCAGCAATTAGCCGAGCAAGGGGTTCAGGAAATAATTCTCATTTCTCAGATTACGACCAACTACGGACTGGATCTCTACGGTGAACCCAAACTGGCAGAATTATTAAGGGCATTAGGAAAAGTTGATATTCCCTGGATACGGATGCACTATGCGTATCCAACGGGGTTAACCCCAAAAGTAATTGCAGCAATGCAAGACACCCCCAACGTTTTACCCTATTTAGATTTACCGCTACAACATTCACACCCCGATGTGTTACGGGCAATGAACCGTCCTTGGCAGGGACGAGTCAACGATCAGATTATCGAAACGCTGAAAACCGCTATACCAGATGCGGTGCTTCGTACCACATTTATTGTTGGTTTCCCAGGAGAAACTGAGGAACATTTTGAACACCTGCGGGAATTTGTGCAACGCCACGAGTTTGATCACGTTGGCGTGTTTACCTTTTCTCCCGAAGAAGGAACCCCTGCTTATAAATTGCCGAATCAACTGCCTCAAGGGATAATGGATGCCCGTCGGGATGCCTTAATGGAGATACAGCAACCCATTTCCTTGAAGCAAAATCAAAAATCCATCGCCCAGGCGGTGGATGTTCTGATTGAACAACAAAATCCCCAAACCGGAGAATTGATCGGTCGTTCTTCCCGTTTCGCCCCAGAAGTAGATGGCTTAATCTATATTGAAGGCGATGCTCGTTTGGGTTCAATGGTGAAAGTCCAAATCACCGATGCTGATGTTTATGATCTCTATGGTTACGTCTTAGAATAA
- a CDS encoding transposase, IS605 OrfB: MIAIIIGMRSPTFSTLYIACLRKSCKSQNIQSNVNPLNALMIDHGMDNWLTCVSNVRTSFIVDGRHLKSINQWYNKQVALLTKDTPNGYWTKRLQSLTENRNRTMRDAINKAARKVINHCLDNQIWN; encoded by the coding sequence GTGATTGCTATTATCATTGGTATGCGATCGCCTACTTTTAGTACGCTATATATAGCGTGCTTGCGTAAGTCCTGTAAGTCTCAAAATATCCAATCTAATGTCAATCCATTAAATGCTTTGATGATAGATCATGGCATGGATAATTGGTTAACCTGCGTTTCTAATGTGAGGACAAGCTTTATCGTTGATGGAAGACACTTAAAATCTATTAATCAATGGTATAACAAGCAAGTTGCATTATTGACAAAGGATACGCCCAACGGTTATTGGACTAAAAGGCTTCAGTCTCTAACAGAGAATCGTAATCGCACAATGCGAGACGCTATAAATAAAGCCGCCAGAAAAGTAATCAATCATTGCCTTGACAACCAAATATGGAATTAG